Proteins encoded in a region of the Balaenoptera musculus isolate JJ_BM4_2016_0621 chromosome 5, mBalMus1.pri.v3, whole genome shotgun sequence genome:
- the SLC49A3 gene encoding LOW QUALITY PROTEIN: solute carrier family 49 member A3 (The sequence of the model RefSeq protein was modified relative to this genomic sequence to represent the inferred CDS: inserted 2 bases in 2 codons), translating into MAGQAAAWPGAAAAPARSVLGTYAPRWVSLPVLSRLSCSNATERVSRCSPGARLSGESDSENPALQTILCAWLNFVGSVIRSQPCMITSSQDPFAFLMGGQSLCALAQTLVISPAKLAALWFPERQRAPANTIGTVSNPLGILVANLLSPTLVKKEEDIPLMVRELRSARTWAPASPLLPAACVWESTPPAPPSAGAVHSTSRKFLAGWSWNKAYVILAVCSGAXIGIFSSFSSLLEQILCVNGYSSEFAGLCGALFIAFGVLGALALGLYVDRTKHFTGAVKIGLCLTPLVCVAFALVPRLGGQTICSLLGLFXFSAAPVAMELAVEWSFPVGEAAGAGLVLVLGQAEGVLTVALLTSLTARRVEPSFSTCRDGQDPLDWKVSTLLMAGLCVLFSCLVVLFLHTPHRRLQAEADTSPSIQEDVRPATSAATPRGPAAAPRPQQPLLGPVLLALPPSPWESSETSWGPCRGPEAGEQLV; encoded by the exons ATGGCGGGGCAGGCGGCGGCCTGGCCTGGGGCCGCCGCGGCTCCTGCCCGGAGCGTGCTGGGCACCTACGCGCCCCGCTGGGTCTCCCTGCCGGTGCTCAGCCGGCTCAGCTGCTCCAACGCCACGGAACGGG TGTCCCGGTGCTCGCCGGGCGCCCGCCTCTCTGGAGAATCGGACAGTGAGAACCCGG CCCTGCAGACCATCCTATGTGCGTGGCTGAACTTTGTGGGTAGCGTGATCCGCTCCCAGCCCTGCATGATCACCAGCAGCCAGGACCCATTTGCTTTCCTCATGGGTGGGCAGAGCCTCTGTGCCCTCGCCCAGACCCTGGTCATCTCTCCAGCCAAGCTGGCCGCCTTGTGGTTTCCCGAGCGCCAGAGGGCCCCAGCCAACACGATCGGCACCGTGT CAAACCCCCTGGGCATCCTGGTGGCCAACCTGCTGTCTCCCACCCTGgtgaagaaggaggaggacaTCCCCTTGATGGTGAGGGAGCTCAGGAGTGCACgcac CTGGGCACCTGCATCACCCCTGCTGCCCGCTGCGTGCGTCTGGGAGAgcacgccccccgccccgccctccgcGGGGGCTGTCCACTCCACCTCGCGGAAGTTCCTAGCCGGCTGGAGCTG GAACAAGGCCTACGTCATCCTGGCCGTGTGCTCTGGGG GCATTGGCATCTTCTCCAGCTTCTCGTCCCTCCTGGAGCAGATCCTCTGCGTGAACGGCTACTCCAGC gaattTGCAGGCCTCTGCGGGGCTCTCTTCATTGCGTTTGGGGTCTTGGGGGCGCTGGCTCTTGGCCTGTACGTGGACCGGACCAAGCATTTCACTGGAGCTGTCAAGATCGGCCTCTGCCTGACACCTCTGGTCTGCGTGGCCTTTGCCCTG GTGCCCCGGCTCGGGGGACAGACCATCTGCTCGCTGCTTGGGCTCT GCTTCTCAGCGGCGCCTGTCGCCATGGAGCTGGCTGTCGAGTGGTCCTTCCCTGTGGGCGAGGCTGCGGGCGCGGGCCTGGTTCTCGTGCTGGG GCAGGCCGAGGGTGTGCTCACCGTGGCGCTGCTGACCTCCCTGACCGCGCGCCGCGTGGAGCCGTCCTTCTCCACCTGCCGGGACGGCCAGGACCCGCTAGACTGGAAGG TGTCCACGCTGCTGATGGCCGGCCTGTGCGTCCTCTTCAGCTGCCTTGTGGTACTCTTCCTCCACACCCCACACCGGCGCCTGCAGGCCGAGGCCGACACCAGCCCCTCCATCCAGGAGGACGTGCGCCCGGCAACCTCGGCAGCCACCCCCCGAGGCCCCGCCGCAGCCCCCCgtccccagcagcccctcctggGGCCGGtgctcctggctctgcctccctccccctgggAGTCCTCCGAGACGTCATGGGGCCCCTGCAGAGGACCAGAGGCTGGGGAGCAGTTGGTGTGA
- the MYL5 gene encoding myosin light chain 5 isoform X3: MASRKTKKKEGGALRAQRASSNVFSNFEQTQIQEFKEAFTLMDQNRDGFIDKEDLKDTYASPGKTNVKDEELDAMLKEASGPINFTMFLNMFGEKLSGTDAEETILNAFKMLDSDGKGSINKDYIRRLLMSQADRMTAEEVDQMFQFSTIDSAGNLDYKALSYVLTHGKEKE, encoded by the exons ATG GCCAGCAGGAAGAccaagaagaaggaagggggggCCTTGCGGGCCCAGAGGGCATCATCCAATGTCTTCTCCAACTTTGAGCAGACCCAGATCCAGGAGTTCAAGGAG GCGTTCACACTAATGGACCAGAACCGAGACGGCTTCATTGACAAGGAGGACCTGAAGGACACCTACGCCTCCCCGG GCAAAACCAACGTCAAGGACGAGGAGCTGGACGCCATGCTCAAGGAGGCCTCGGGGCCCATCAACTTCACCATGTTCCTGAACATGTTCGGGGAGAAGCTGAGCG GCACGGATGCCGAGGAGACCATCCTCAACGCGTTCAAGATGCTCGACTCCGACGGCAAAGGCAGCATCAACAAGGACTA CATCAGGCGGCTGCTCATGTCCCAGGCCGACAGGATGACTGCTGAGGAG GTTGACCAGATGTTCCAGTTCTCCACCATCGACAGTGCAGGCAACCTGGATTACAAGGCACTGAGCTACGTGCTCACCCACGGGAAGGAGAAGGAGTGA
- the MYL5 gene encoding myosin light chain 5 isoform X1, with protein sequence MASRKTKKKEGGALRAQRASSNVFSNFEQTQIQEFKEAFTLMDQNRDGFIDKEDLKDTYASPDMCPRGRTPPQHPDSPALRLPGVSSLWSSAVKPDLTSRGLGGGGKTNVKDEELDAMLKEASGPINFTMFLNMFGEKLSGTDAEETILNAFKMLDSDGKGSINKDYIRRLLMSQADRMTAEEVDQMFQFSTIDSAGNLDYKALSYVLTHGKEKE encoded by the exons ATG GCCAGCAGGAAGAccaagaagaaggaagggggggCCTTGCGGGCCCAGAGGGCATCATCCAATGTCTTCTCCAACTTTGAGCAGACCCAGATCCAGGAGTTCAAGGAG GCGTTCACACTAATGGACCAGAACCGAGACGGCTTCATTGACAAGGAGGACCTGAAGGACACCTACGCCTCCCCGGATATGTGCCCCAGGGGCAGAACTCCACCACAGCACCCCGACTCCCCCGCCCTCCGGCTCCCAGGAGTGTCCTCGCTCTGGTCCTCGGCCGTCAAGCCTGACCTGACTTCCCGTGGGCTCGGAGGAGGAG GCAAAACCAACGTCAAGGACGAGGAGCTGGACGCCATGCTCAAGGAGGCCTCGGGGCCCATCAACTTCACCATGTTCCTGAACATGTTCGGGGAGAAGCTGAGCG GCACGGATGCCGAGGAGACCATCCTCAACGCGTTCAAGATGCTCGACTCCGACGGCAAAGGCAGCATCAACAAGGACTA CATCAGGCGGCTGCTCATGTCCCAGGCCGACAGGATGACTGCTGAGGAG GTTGACCAGATGTTCCAGTTCTCCACCATCGACAGTGCAGGCAACCTGGATTACAAGGCACTGAGCTACGTGCTCACCCACGGGAAGGAGAAGGAGTGA
- the MYL5 gene encoding myosin light chain 5 isoform X2: MDQNRDGFIDKEDLKDTYASPDMCPRGRTPPQHPDSPALRLPGVSSLWSSAVKPDLTSRGLGGGGKTNVKDEELDAMLKEASGPINFTMFLNMFGEKLSGTDAEETILNAFKMLDSDGKGSINKDYIRRLLMSQADRMTAEEVDQMFQFSTIDSAGNLDYKALSYVLTHGKEKE, translated from the exons ATGGACCAGAACCGAGACGGCTTCATTGACAAGGAGGACCTGAAGGACACCTACGCCTCCCCGGATATGTGCCCCAGGGGCAGAACTCCACCACAGCACCCCGACTCCCCCGCCCTCCGGCTCCCAGGAGTGTCCTCGCTCTGGTCCTCGGCCGTCAAGCCTGACCTGACTTCCCGTGGGCTCGGAGGAGGAG GCAAAACCAACGTCAAGGACGAGGAGCTGGACGCCATGCTCAAGGAGGCCTCGGGGCCCATCAACTTCACCATGTTCCTGAACATGTTCGGGGAGAAGCTGAGCG GCACGGATGCCGAGGAGACCATCCTCAACGCGTTCAAGATGCTCGACTCCGACGGCAAAGGCAGCATCAACAAGGACTA CATCAGGCGGCTGCTCATGTCCCAGGCCGACAGGATGACTGCTGAGGAG GTTGACCAGATGTTCCAGTTCTCCACCATCGACAGTGCAGGCAACCTGGATTACAAGGCACTGAGCTACGTGCTCACCCACGGGAAGGAGAAGGAGTGA